One region of Poecile atricapillus isolate bPoeAtr1 chromosome 8, bPoeAtr1.hap1, whole genome shotgun sequence genomic DNA includes:
- the ANAPC13 gene encoding anaphase-promoting complex subunit 13, translating to MDSEVQRDGRILDLIDDAWREDKLPYEDVAIPLNELPEPEQDNGGTTESVKEQEMKWTDLALQYLHENVPPTGN from the exons ATGGACAGCGAGGTGCAGAGGGATGGCAGGATCTTGGATCTGATCGATGATGCGTGGAGGGAAGATAAATTGCCCTACGAGGATGTGGCCATCCCTCTG AATGAGCTCCCTGAACCAGAGCAAGACAACGGTGGTACCACTGAGTCTGTGAAAGAGCAAGAAATGAAGTGGACAGATTTGGCTCTCCAGTATCTCCATGAAAACGTTCCACCCACGGGAAATTAG